TTGCATCTCAAGACTCTAAAAACCGCAAGATAGAAACCTTTGAAGGGTCCGTGCACCCGCAGAGCCTCGATTGCATACTGGGAGCACGTCGGCTGGAACCTGCACACACCCCGGAAGAAGAAGGGGTGAATCAGCTGGTACAACCGGATAGGCAGCACAAGTGCCGCAGAAAGTACGTTCTTAACCTTTTGCCACATCCGCAGGCCCAT
Above is a window of uncultured Fibrobacter sp. DNA encoding:
- the yidD gene encoding membrane protein insertion efficiency factor YidD, translating into MGLRMWQKVKNVLSAALVLPIRLYQLIHPFFFRGVCRFQPTCSQYAIEALRVHGPFKGFYLAVFRVLRCNPFCKGGYDPVPPPKEKR